A part of Escherichia marmotae genomic DNA contains:
- the hisJ gene encoding histidine ABC transporter substrate-binding protein HisJ: MKKLVLSLSLVLAFSSATAAFAAIPQNIRIGTDPTYAPFESKNSQGELVGFDIDLAKELCKRINTQCTFVENPLDALIPSLKAKKIDAIMSSLSITEKRQQEIAFTDKLYAADSRLVVAKNSDIQPTVESLKGKRVGVLQGTTQETFGNEHWAPKGIEIVSYQGQDNIYSDLTAGRIDAAFQDEVAASEGFLKQPVGKDYKFGGPSVKDEKLFGVGTGMGLRKEDNELREALNKAFAEMRADGTYEKLAKKYFDFDVYGG, encoded by the coding sequence ATGAAAAAACTGGTGCTATCGCTCTCTCTGGTTCTGGCCTTCTCCAGCGCAACCGCTGCGTTTGCTGCTATTCCGCAAAATATCCGTATCGGCACCGATCCAACCTATGCACCATTTGAATCAAAAAATTCACAAGGCGAACTGGTTGGCTTTGATATTGATCTGGCGAAGGAGTTGTGCAAACGCATCAATACGCAATGTACCTTTGTTGAGAATCCGCTGGATGCGTTAATTCCGTCATTAAAAGCGAAGAAGATTGACGCCATCATGTCATCACTTTCCATCACGGAAAAACGTCAGCAGGAAATTGCCTTCACCGACAAACTGTATGCTGCCGATTCTCGTCTGGTGGTGGCGAAAAATTCTGACATCCAGCCGACAGTAGAATCGCTGAAAGGCAAGCGGGTAGGGGTATTGCAGGGCACCACCCAGGAGACATTTGGTAACGAACACTGGGCTCCCAAAGGCATTGAAATCGTCTCTTATCAGGGGCAGGACAATATTTACTCAGACCTGACTGCCGGACGTATTGATGCCGCGTTCCAGGATGAAGTTGCCGCCAGTGAAGGTTTCCTCAAACAGCCAGTCGGTAAAGATTACAAATTCGGTGGTCCGTCTGTTAAAGATGAAAAACTGTTTGGCGTAGGCACCGGCATGGGGCTGCGTAAAGAAGATAACGAACTGCGCGAGGCACTGAACAAAGCCTTTGCTGAAATGCGCGCTGACGGTACTTACGAGAAATTAGCGAAAAAGTACTTCGATTTTGATGTTTATGGTGGCTAA
- the hisQ gene encoding histidine ABC transporter permease HisQ, which translates to MLYGFSGVILQGALVTLELAISSVVLAVIIGLIGAGGKLSQNRLSGLIFEGYTTLIRGVPDLVLMLLIFYGLQIALNTVTEAMGVGQVDIDPMVAGIITLGFIYGAYFTETFRGAFMAVPKGHIEAATAFGFTRGQVFRRIMFPAMMRYALPGIGNNWQVILKSTALVSLLGLEDVVKATQLAGKSTWEPFYFAIVCGVIYLVFTTVSNGVLLFLERRYSVGVKRADL; encoded by the coding sequence ATGTTGTATGGGTTTTCAGGTGTAATTTTACAGGGGGCGCTCGTCACGCTGGAGCTGGCTATCAGCTCTGTAGTGCTCGCTGTAATTATCGGTCTTATTGGCGCTGGCGGTAAGCTTTCGCAAAATCGGTTATCGGGACTGATTTTTGAAGGCTATACCACGCTGATACGCGGTGTGCCGGATTTAGTGTTAATGCTGCTGATATTCTACGGTTTGCAGATCGCGCTAAACACGGTGACGGAGGCGATGGGCGTCGGACAGGTTGATATCGACCCGATGGTCGCCGGTATTATAACCCTGGGGTTTATCTACGGCGCTTACTTCACCGAAACGTTCCGCGGCGCGTTTATGGCGGTGCCGAAAGGGCATATTGAGGCGGCAACAGCATTCGGCTTTACCCGTGGGCAAGTGTTTCGGAGGATTATGTTCCCGGCGATGATGCGTTACGCCCTACCGGGGATTGGCAACAACTGGCAGGTCATTCTTAAATCAACGGCTCTCGTTTCGTTACTCGGACTGGAAGATGTGGTGAAAGCCACTCAACTGGCAGGCAAAAGTACCTGGGAACCATTCTATTTCGCCATCGTCTGTGGCGTGATTTATCTGGTTTTTACCACCGTTTCCAATGGTGTGCTGCTGTTCCTTGAGCGCCGCTACTCCGTGGGTGTGAAGAGGGCTGACCTGTGA
- a CDS encoding ABC transporter permease — protein MIEILHEYWKPLLWTDGYRFTGVAITLWLLILSVVMGGILALFLAIGRVSSNKYIQFPIWLFTYIFRGTPLYVQLLVFYSGMYTLEIVKGTEFLNAFFRSGLNCTVLALTLNTCAYTTEIFAGAIRSVPHGEIEAARAYGFSTFKMYRCIILPSALRIALPAYSNEVILMLHSTALAFTATVPDLLKIARDINAATYQPFTAFGIAAVLYLIISYVLISLFRKAEKRWLQHVKPSSTH, from the coding sequence GTGATCGAAATCTTACATGAATACTGGAAACCGCTGCTGTGGACTGACGGTTATCGCTTTACCGGTGTGGCGATCACTCTCTGGTTGCTGATTCTGTCGGTGGTGATGGGGGGGATTCTGGCGCTGTTTCTGGCGATTGGGCGCGTCTCAAGTAATAAATACATTCAGTTTCCCATCTGGTTATTTACTTATATTTTTCGCGGTACGCCGCTGTATGTTCAGTTGCTGGTGTTCTATTCCGGCATGTACACGCTGGAGATTGTTAAAGGCACCGAGTTCCTTAACGCCTTTTTCCGCAGTGGCCTGAACTGTACCGTGCTGGCATTGACGCTCAACACCTGTGCTTACACCACTGAGATTTTTGCCGGGGCGATCCGGTCGGTGCCGCATGGGGAAATTGAAGCTGCCAGAGCCTATGGTTTCTCAACCTTTAAAATGTATCGCTGCATTATTTTGCCGTCGGCACTGCGTATTGCATTACCGGCCTACAGCAACGAAGTGATTCTGATGCTGCACTCTACTGCGCTGGCGTTTACTGCCACGGTGCCGGATCTGCTGAAAATTGCCCGCGATATCAACGCCGCCACGTATCAACCTTTTACTGCCTTTGGCATTGCCGCGGTGCTCTATTTAATCATCTCTTATGTCCTGATCAGTCTCTTTCGCAAAGCGGAAAAACGCTGGTTGCAGCATGTGAAACCTTCTTCAACGCACTGA
- the hisP gene encoding histidine ABC transporter ATP-binding protein HisP, producing MSENKLNVIDLHKRYGEHEVLKGVSLQANAGDVISIIGSSGSGKSTFLRCINFLEKPSEGAIVVNGQNINLVRDKDGQLKVADKNQLRLLRTRLTMVFQHFNLWSHMTVLENVMEAPLQVLGLSKQEARERAVKYLAKVGIDERAQGKYPVHLSGGQQQRVSIARALAMEPEVLLFDEPTSALDPELVGEVLRIMQQLAEEGKTMVVVTHEMGFARHVSTHVIFLHQGKIEEEGTPEQLFGNPQSPRLQQFLKGSLK from the coding sequence ATGTCCGAGAATAAATTAAACGTTATCGATTTGCACAAACGCTACGGCGAACACGAAGTGCTGAAAGGCGTTTCACTGCAAGCGAACGCCGGGGATGTGATCAGTATCATCGGATCGTCGGGATCGGGGAAAAGTACCTTTCTGCGCTGTATTAACTTCCTCGAAAAACCGAGCGAAGGCGCGATCGTGGTTAACGGGCAGAACATCAATCTGGTGCGCGATAAAGACGGCCAACTCAAAGTTGCCGATAAAAATCAGCTACGTTTACTGCGCACGCGCCTGACGATGGTGTTTCAGCACTTCAATCTCTGGAGCCATATGACGGTGCTGGAAAACGTCATGGAAGCGCCGCTTCAGGTGTTGGGGCTGAGCAAGCAGGAAGCACGCGAGCGGGCGGTGAAATATCTGGCGAAAGTTGGCATAGACGAACGTGCGCAGGGGAAATACCCGGTGCATCTTTCCGGTGGTCAGCAACAGCGTGTTTCCATTGCACGGGCGCTGGCAATGGAACCGGAAGTTTTGCTGTTTGATGAACCTACCTCAGCGCTCGATCCAGAGCTGGTAGGCGAAGTTCTGCGCATTATGCAGCAACTGGCGGAAGAGGGGAAAACCATGGTGGTGGTGACTCATGAAATGGGCTTTGCTCGCCATGTCTCTACCCACGTCATTTTTCTCCATCAGGGGAAAATAGAAGAAGAGGGGACGCCGGAACAGTTATTTGGCAACCCGCAAAGCCCGCGTCTGCAACAGTTCCTTAAAGGATCACTGAAATAA
- the rpnB gene encoding recombination-promoting nuclease RpnB: protein MTISTTSTPHDAVFKSFLRHPDTARDFIDIHLPAPLRNLCDLTTLKLEPNSFIDENLRQYYSDVLWSVKTQEGMGYIYVVIEHQSKAEELMAFRMMRYSIAAMQNHLDAGYKELPLVIPMLFYHCCRSPYPYSLCWLDEFAEPAIARKIYSSAFPLVDITVVPDDEIMQHRKMALLELIQKHIRQRDLLGLVEQIVSLLVTGNTNDRQLQALFNYVLQTGDAQRFRAFIGEIAERAPQEKEKLMTIADRLREEGAMQGKHEEALRIAQEMLERGLDRELVLMVTRLSPDELLAQSH from the coding sequence ATGACAATATCGACCACTTCCACGCCGCATGATGCGGTATTTAAATCCTTTTTACGCCATCCAGATACAGCACGAGATTTTATTGATATTCATCTTCCAGCACCGCTGCGCAATCTGTGTGATTTAACAACGTTAAAACTGGAACCAAACAGTTTTATTGATGAAAACCTGCGACAATATTACTCCGACGTCTTGTGGTCAGTGAAAACACAGGAGGGGATGGGGTATATTTATGTCGTCATTGAACACCAAAGTAAGGCGGAAGAATTAATGGCTTTTCGCATGATGCGTTATTCCATCGCGGCGATGCAAAACCATCTGGATGCGGGCTATAAAGAGCTTCCTTTGGTGATCCCAATGCTGTTTTATCATTGTTGCAGAAGTCCTTATCCTTATTCTCTCTGCTGGCTTGATGAATTTGCAGAACCTGCGATTGCCCGCAAAATTTACTCATCGGCTTTTCCGTTGGTAGATATTACTGTAGTGCCGGATGACGAGATTATGCAACACCGTAAAATGGCATTGCTGGAGTTAATTCAGAAACATATTCGCCAGCGCGACTTATTGGGGTTAGTGGAGCAAATAGTTTCTCTTTTAGTTACAGGGAACACTAATGACAGGCAGCTACAAGCACTGTTTAATTACGTTTTACAAACGGGGGATGCCCAGCGTTTCCGTGCATTTATTGGTGAGATAGCGGAACGAGCACCACAAGAAAAGGAGAAACTGATGACTATTGCTGACAGATTACGTGAAGAGGGCGCAATGCAGGGCAAACATGAAGAAGCTCTGCGTATTGCTCAGGAGATGCTGGAGAGAGGTTTAGACAGAGAGTTAGTTCTGATGGTAACCCGACTTTCGCCAGATGAGCTTCTGGCGCAAAGTCACTGA
- a CDS encoding TIGR01777 family oxidoreductase yields MNIVITGGTGLIGRHLIPRLLDLGHLVTVVTRTPQKASSVLGPQVTLWQGLADQRNLNGVDVVVNLAGEPIADKRWTHEQKDLLCQSRWNITQKLVDLINASDSPPSVLISGSAAGYYGDLGEVVVTEEEPPHNEFTHKLCARWEEIACRAQSDKTRVCLLRTGVVLAPDGGILSKMLPPFRLGLGGPIGSGRQYLPWIHIDDMVNGILWLLDNDLRGPFNMVSPYPVHNEQFAHALGHALHRPAIMRVPAAAIRLLMGESSVLVLGGQRALPKRLEEAGFAFRWYDLDEALADVVR; encoded by the coding sequence ATGAATATAGTGATCACCGGAGGGACGGGATTAATTGGTCGTCATTTAATCCCTCGTTTGCTGGATTTGGGGCATCTGGTCACGGTGGTGACGCGTACTCCGCAGAAAGCCAGCTCCGTCCTCGGCCCTCAGGTGACACTATGGCAAGGGCTTGCCGATCAACGCAATCTCAACGGCGTGGATGTGGTGGTCAACCTGGCTGGTGAACCCATTGCTGATAAACGCTGGACTCACGAGCAAAAAGATCTCCTCTGTCAAAGTCGCTGGAATATCACGCAAAAACTGGTGGATTTGATTAACGCCAGTGACTCGCCGCCGTCAGTGCTTATTTCAGGCTCGGCGGCGGGATATTATGGCGATTTAGGTGAAGTGGTGGTCACCGAAGAAGAACCGCCGCATAACGAATTTACCCATAAACTCTGTGCCCGCTGGGAAGAAATAGCTTGTCGGGCACAAAGTGACAAAACACGAGTATGCCTGCTACGAACCGGTGTGGTGCTGGCACCAGATGGCGGTATCCTCAGCAAAATGCTGCCACCGTTTCGCCTTGGTCTGGGAGGTCCGATTGGCTCCGGTCGGCAGTATCTGCCTTGGATTCATATTGATGATATGGTTAACGGTATTCTCTGGCTGCTGGATAACGATCTGCGGGGACCATTTAATATGGTTTCGCCATATCCGGTACACAATGAACAATTTGCCCACGCGCTAGGCCATGCACTGCATCGCCCGGCGATTATGCGCGTCCCTGCCGCAGCCATTCGCTTGCTGATGGGGGAATCATCGGTTCTGGTATTGGGCGGACAACGTGCGCTGCCAAAAAGGCTGGAAGAAGCGGGGTTCGCTTTTCGCTGGTACGATTTAGACGAAGCGCTGGCGGATGTTGTTCGCTGA